The Streptomyces sp. NBC_00162 genome window below encodes:
- a CDS encoding ABC-F family ATP-binding cassette domain-containing protein — MTATLVAKKLTAAHGERTLFADLDLVVAPGDVIGLVGVNGAGKSTLLRLLAGLDTPETGELRLSPPSAAVGHLPQEPERRPAESVREFLARRTGVATAQAELDEATQGLVDGTPGADDAYATALDQWLNLGGADLDERAEEVAAELGLTVGLDLPMTALSGGQAARAGLASLLLSRYDVFLLDEPTNDLDLDGLERLEQFVKGLRAGTVVISHDREFLTRTVTKVLELDLAQQQINLYGGGYDAYLEERERARDHAREEFEEYAGKKSALEGRAQMQRNWMDKGVRNARRKASDNDKIGKNLRGESSEKQAAKARQTQRAIERLDVVDEPRKEWELRMEIAAAPRSGSVVATLREAAVKRGDFTFGPASLQIDWADRVAITGANGAGKSTLLAVLLGRLAPDSGSATLGSGVLIGEVDQARGLFLGDEPLLEAFCAAVPDTEPAEVRTLLAKFGLKAAHVLRPAATLSPGERTRAALALLQGRGVNLLVLDEPTNHLDLPAIEQLESALEAYEGTLLLVTHDRRMLDAVAVTRRLRVDDGKVTEL; from the coding sequence ATGACTGCAACCCTCGTCGCCAAGAAGCTCACCGCCGCCCACGGTGAGCGCACGCTGTTCGCCGATCTCGACCTCGTCGTCGCGCCCGGCGACGTCATCGGCCTCGTCGGCGTCAACGGCGCCGGGAAGTCCACCCTGCTGCGCCTGCTCGCCGGGCTGGACACCCCCGAGACCGGTGAGCTGCGGCTCTCCCCGCCCAGCGCCGCCGTCGGCCACCTCCCGCAGGAGCCGGAGCGCCGGCCCGCGGAGTCGGTACGGGAGTTCCTGGCCCGGCGTACGGGGGTGGCCACCGCGCAGGCGGAGCTGGACGAGGCGACGCAGGGCCTGGTGGACGGGACGCCGGGCGCGGACGACGCGTACGCGACCGCGCTGGACCAGTGGCTGAACCTCGGCGGTGCGGATCTCGACGAGCGGGCCGAGGAGGTCGCCGCCGAGCTCGGTCTCACGGTGGGTCTGGACCTGCCCATGACGGCGCTCTCCGGCGGCCAGGCGGCCCGCGCGGGCCTCGCCTCGCTGCTCCTCTCCCGTTACGACGTCTTCCTGCTGGACGAGCCCACCAACGACCTCGACCTGGACGGTCTGGAGCGGCTGGAACAGTTCGTCAAGGGGCTGCGCGCGGGCACGGTCGTGATCAGCCACGACCGCGAGTTCCTGACGCGGACCGTCACCAAGGTCCTCGAACTCGACCTGGCACAGCAGCAGATCAACCTCTACGGCGGCGGCTACGACGCCTATCTGGAGGAGCGCGAACGCGCCCGCGACCACGCCCGCGAGGAGTTCGAGGAGTACGCGGGCAAGAAGTCGGCCCTCGAGGGCCGGGCCCAGATGCAGCGCAACTGGATGGACAAGGGCGTACGCAACGCGCGCCGCAAGGCGAGTGACAACGACAAGATCGGCAAGAACCTGCGCGGCGAGTCCAGCGAGAAGCAGGCCGCCAAGGCCCGCCAGACGCAGCGGGCGATCGAGCGGCTGGACGTCGTCGACGAGCCCCGCAAGGAGTGGGAGCTGCGCATGGAGATCGCGGCGGCCCCGCGCTCCGGCTCGGTGGTGGCCACCCTGCGCGAAGCGGCCGTCAAGCGGGGCGACTTCACCTTCGGCCCGGCCAGCCTGCAGATCGACTGGGCGGACCGGGTGGCGATCACCGGGGCCAACGGCGCGGGCAAGTCCACGCTCCTGGCCGTCCTGCTCGGCCGGCTGGCGCCCGACTCCGGCTCCGCCACCCTCGGTTCCGGCGTCCTGATCGGCGAGGTGGACCAGGCCCGCGGCCTGTTCCTCGGCGACGAACCGCTGCTGGAGGCCTTCTGCGCGGCCGTCCCGGACACCGAGCCGGCCGAAGTCCGCACCCTGCTGGCCAAGTTCGGCCTCAAGGCGGCCCACGTCCTGCGCCCGGCGGCCACCCTCTCCCCGGGCGAGCGCACCCGCGCCGCCCTGGCCCTGCTCCAGGGCCGCGGGGTGAACCTGCTGGTCCTGGACGAGCCCACCAACCACCTCGATCTCCCGGCGATCGAGCAACTGGAGTCCGCGCTGGAGGCGTACGAGGGCACCCTCCTGCTGGTCACCCACGACCGCCGCATGCTGGACGCGGTCGCGGTGACCCGCCGCCTCCGGGTCGATGACGGCAAGGTCACCGAGCTCTAG
- a CDS encoding SDR family NAD(P)-dependent oxidoreductase translates to MTTVLITGASAGLGAAFARGFAAKGADLVLVARDKDRLETVARELGREFGTVAEVLPADLLDPGDCAAVAERLADRTRPVDILVNNAGFGLPAPFPYNSAEDEERMLDLLVKVPLRLTHAVLPGLRERRRGAVVNVSSVAGLLPTGTYGAAKAWITAFSESLRVDMAPYGVRVLAVVPGFTRTEFQERAGMDVSALREAVWLEPRAVVDQALRDLALRRPLSITGRRYQAYALAARHLPRTFVARRMARTRRAPADGPDER, encoded by the coding sequence TTGACCACCGTACTGATCACCGGGGCCAGCGCCGGACTGGGCGCGGCCTTCGCCCGGGGCTTCGCGGCCAAGGGCGCCGACCTGGTCCTCGTGGCCCGCGACAAGGACCGGCTGGAGACGGTCGCGCGGGAACTCGGCCGGGAGTTCGGCACGGTGGCCGAGGTGCTGCCCGCCGACCTGCTGGACCCGGGGGACTGCGCGGCGGTCGCCGAGCGGCTCGCCGACCGGACCCGGCCCGTGGACATCCTGGTCAACAACGCGGGCTTCGGGCTGCCCGCGCCGTTCCCGTACAACTCGGCCGAGGACGAGGAGCGGATGCTCGACCTGCTGGTCAAGGTCCCGCTGCGGCTCACCCACGCCGTACTGCCGGGCCTGCGCGAGCGCCGCCGGGGCGCGGTGGTCAACGTCTCCTCGGTGGCCGGACTGCTGCCGACCGGCACCTACGGGGCGGCCAAGGCCTGGATCACCGCGTTCAGCGAGTCCCTCCGGGTGGACATGGCGCCCTACGGCGTCCGGGTCCTGGCGGTGGTGCCGGGCTTCACCCGCACCGAGTTCCAGGAACGTGCCGGGATGGACGTCAGTGCCCTGCGCGAAGCGGTCTGGCTCGAGCCGCGGGCCGTGGTCGACCAGGCCTTGCGCGACCTCGCCCTGCGCCGCCCGCTCAGCATCACGGGCCGCCGCTACCAGGCGTACGCCCTGGCCGCTCGCCACCTCCCGCGCACCTTCGTGGCCCGCAGGATGGCCCGCACCCGGCGCGCTCCGGCGGACGGGCCGGACGAGCGCTGA
- a CDS encoding MAB_1171c family putative transporter: MAADLTAFGNWLAVPSVVCLWIAILLRAPGALRSPQQRGLWLAVATAAGAMTLNLPDVVTYAMSRGAGYAHTIGLVRNLIGVFSAGAVLYFVAAAAGGRRLRFVSWTATVGWLTALVALDVAAPGHGTHTMPPVGDPVPSLAYWLVLISAHVAANTVCVALCWRYSRRTESRGLAAGLRLFGLGTAFAGLFWFAYLLKALFGSTWAMPALPLLMNVHGLLRAAAILVPTLFTFRRTAADISTAWRLWPLWRDLVQAVPHVALNKPRAGRMVELLWPPVPRNLLVYRKVIETRDAILILGEYVAPGALEDARGRVAGSGVPEQRRTAAALASVLKEARQAKLAGVPGRPGEAAGLELPAAIQTSAEGGDLAEEARFLVDVAHAYTREVKPS; encoded by the coding sequence ATGGCAGCTGACCTGACCGCCTTCGGGAACTGGCTCGCCGTTCCCAGTGTGGTGTGCCTGTGGATCGCGATCCTGCTCCGCGCCCCGGGGGCCCTGCGCTCCCCGCAGCAGCGCGGCCTGTGGCTGGCCGTGGCCACCGCCGCCGGCGCGATGACCCTGAACCTCCCCGACGTCGTCACGTACGCGATGAGCCGCGGCGCCGGCTACGCGCACACCATCGGCCTCGTCCGCAATCTGATCGGCGTCTTCTCCGCCGGCGCCGTCCTCTACTTCGTGGCCGCCGCCGCGGGCGGCCGCCGGCTCCGGTTCGTCTCCTGGACCGCCACGGTCGGGTGGCTCACCGCACTCGTTGCGCTGGACGTCGCGGCGCCCGGGCACGGCACGCACACCATGCCGCCGGTCGGCGACCCGGTGCCCTCCCTCGCGTACTGGCTGGTGCTGATCTCCGCACACGTGGCAGCCAACACCGTCTGCGTGGCGCTGTGCTGGCGCTACAGCCGCCGCACCGAGAGCCGGGGGCTGGCCGCCGGGCTGCGGCTCTTCGGCCTCGGTACCGCGTTCGCCGGCCTGTTCTGGTTCGCGTACCTGCTCAAGGCCCTGTTCGGCAGCACGTGGGCGATGCCCGCCCTGCCGCTGCTGATGAACGTGCACGGCCTGCTGCGGGCCGCAGCCATCCTCGTGCCGACCCTGTTCACCTTCCGCCGGACCGCCGCCGACATCTCCACCGCCTGGCGGCTCTGGCCGCTGTGGCGCGACCTGGTCCAGGCCGTCCCGCACGTGGCCCTGAACAAACCGCGGGCCGGGCGGATGGTGGAGCTGCTGTGGCCGCCGGTCCCGCGAAACCTGCTCGTGTACCGCAAGGTGATCGAGACCCGCGACGCGATCCTGATCCTGGGGGAGTACGTCGCCCCGGGCGCCCTGGAGGACGCCCGCGGCCGGGTCGCCGGGAGCGGGGTCCCCGAGCAGCGCCGCACCGCGGCCGCGCTGGCCTCCGTACTGAAGGAGGCGCGGCAGGCGAAGCTCGCCGGAGTGCCGGGGCGGCCGGGCGAGGCGGCCGGGCTGGAGCTGCCCGCCGCCATCCAGACCTCGGCCGAGGGCGGGGACCTGGCCGAAGAGGCCCGGTTCCTCGTCGACGTCGCCCACGCGTACACCCGGGAAGTGAAGCCGTCTTGA
- a CDS encoding Tex family protein, giving the protein MTTSIEGRIAEELGVRERQVKAAVELLDGGSTVPFIARYRKEATEMLDDAQLRTLEERLRYLRELEDRRAAILDSVREQGKLDAELEARINAADTKARLEDIYLPFKPKRRTKAQIAREAGLEPLAEGLLADPSVEPAAAAAAFVDADKGVADPAAALEGARAILTERFAEDADLIGELRERMWGRGRLAAKVREGKEEAGAKFADYFDFAEPFTALPSHRVLAMLRGEKEDVLDLTLEPEEPSETPGPSTYEGMVARRFGINDRGRPGDKWLADTVRWAWRTKIQVHLGIDLRTRLRAAAEDEAVRVFAANLRDLLLAAPAGTRATLGLDPGFRTGVKVAVVDATGKVVATDVIYPHVPANKWDESLAKLARLAKEHAVDLVAIGNGTASRETDKLAGDLITRHPELKLTKVMVSEAGASVYSASAFASQELPGMDVSLRGAVSIARRLQDPLAELVKIDPKSIGVGQYQHDLSEMKLSRSLDAVVEDCVNGVGVDVNTASAPLLSRVSGISGGLAENIVSHRDANGPFRSRKGLKDVARLGPKAYEQCAGFLRIRGGDDPLDASAVHPEAYPVVRAMGKTAGGEVAALIGNTGVLRSLRPEQFVTEAFGLPTVTDILRELEKPGRDPRPAFKTATFKEGVEKIGDLAPGMILEGVVTNVAAFGAFIDIGVHQDGLAHVSALSKTFVKDPRDVVKPGDIVRVKVMDVDIPRKRISLTLRLEDEAGAERGTGAAGQERRGGGRPPQQRGGGGQGQRQGGQGQGQSGQGQSGQGQSGQGQGGQGRRQGGQGQRQGGGGSASAPAPANSAMADALRRAGLTGPEARRKR; this is encoded by the coding sequence GTGACGACGTCCATCGAAGGCAGGATCGCCGAGGAGCTCGGCGTACGGGAGCGGCAGGTCAAGGCCGCCGTCGAGCTGCTCGACGGCGGCTCCACCGTGCCGTTCATCGCGCGCTACCGCAAGGAAGCGACCGAGATGCTCGACGACGCGCAGCTGCGCACCCTCGAGGAGCGGCTGCGGTATCTGCGCGAGCTGGAGGACCGGCGCGCCGCGATCCTGGACTCCGTGCGGGAGCAGGGCAAGCTCGACGCCGAGCTGGAGGCGCGGATCAACGCGGCCGACACCAAGGCCCGGCTGGAGGACATCTACCTGCCCTTCAAGCCCAAGCGGCGCACCAAGGCGCAGATCGCCCGCGAGGCCGGTCTGGAGCCGCTCGCCGAGGGGCTGCTCGCCGACCCCTCCGTGGAACCGGCCGCCGCGGCCGCCGCGTTCGTCGACGCCGACAAGGGCGTCGCCGACCCGGCCGCAGCCCTGGAGGGCGCCCGCGCCATCCTCACCGAGCGGTTCGCCGAGGACGCCGACCTGATCGGCGAACTGCGCGAGCGGATGTGGGGCCGCGGCCGGCTCGCCGCGAAGGTCCGCGAGGGCAAGGAGGAGGCGGGCGCCAAGTTCGCCGACTACTTCGACTTCGCCGAGCCCTTCACCGCGCTGCCCTCGCACCGCGTCCTCGCCATGCTGCGCGGCGAGAAGGAGGACGTCCTCGACCTCACCCTGGAGCCGGAGGAGCCGAGCGAGACGCCCGGCCCGTCCACGTACGAGGGCATGGTCGCCCGCCGCTTCGGCATCAACGACCGCGGCCGTCCCGGCGACAAGTGGCTGGCCGACACCGTCCGCTGGGCCTGGCGTACGAAGATCCAGGTGCACCTCGGCATCGACCTGCGGACCCGGCTGCGCGCCGCCGCCGAGGACGAGGCCGTACGGGTCTTCGCCGCGAACCTGCGCGACCTGCTGCTCGCCGCCCCGGCGGGCACGCGGGCGACGCTCGGCCTGGACCCCGGTTTCCGTACCGGCGTGAAGGTCGCCGTCGTGGACGCCACCGGCAAGGTGGTGGCCACCGACGTCATCTACCCGCACGTGCCCGCCAACAAGTGGGACGAGTCCCTCGCCAAGCTCGCCCGCCTGGCGAAGGAGCACGCGGTCGACCTGGTCGCCATCGGCAACGGCACGGCCTCCCGCGAGACCGACAAGCTCGCCGGGGACCTCATCACCCGCCACCCCGAGCTGAAGCTCACCAAGGTGATGGTCTCGGAGGCGGGCGCCTCCGTGTACTCGGCCTCGGCCTTCGCCTCGCAGGAACTCCCCGGCATGGACGTGTCGTTGCGCGGCGCGGTCTCCATCGCCCGCCGCCTCCAGGACCCGCTCGCCGAGCTGGTCAAGATCGACCCGAAGTCGATCGGCGTCGGCCAGTACCAGCACGACCTGTCCGAGATGAAGCTCTCCCGCTCGCTCGACGCGGTGGTCGAGGACTGTGTGAACGGCGTCGGCGTGGACGTCAACACCGCCTCCGCGCCGCTGCTCTCGCGGGTGTCGGGCATCAGCGGCGGACTCGCCGAGAACATCGTCTCGCACCGTGACGCCAACGGCCCCTTCCGCAGCCGCAAGGGGCTCAAGGACGTGGCCCGCCTCGGCCCGAAGGCGTACGAGCAGTGCGCGGGCTTCCTGCGGATCCGCGGCGGGGACGACCCGCTGGACGCCTCCGCGGTGCACCCCGAGGCGTATCCGGTGGTCCGGGCGATGGGCAAGACGGCGGGCGGCGAGGTGGCGGCCCTGATCGGCAACACCGGCGTACTGCGCTCCCTGCGTCCGGAGCAGTTCGTCACCGAGGCCTTCGGCCTGCCCACGGTCACCGACATCCTGCGCGAGCTGGAGAAGCCGGGCCGCGACCCGCGCCCCGCCTTCAAGACCGCGACCTTCAAGGAGGGCGTGGAGAAGATCGGCGACCTGGCCCCCGGGATGATCCTGGAGGGCGTGGTCACCAATGTGGCCGCCTTCGGCGCCTTCATCGACATCGGCGTGCACCAGGACGGGCTGGCGCACGTCTCGGCGCTGTCGAAGACCTTCGTCAAGGACCCCCGGGACGTGGTCAAGCCGGGCGACATCGTCCGCGTGAAGGTCATGGACGTGGACATCCCGCGCAAGCGGATCTCGCTGACGCTGCGGCTGGAGGACGAGGCCGGGGCGGAGCGCGGCACGGGCGCCGCCGGCCAGGAGCGGCGGGGCGGCGGCCGTCCGCCGCAGCAGCGCGGCGGGGGCGGCCAGGGCCAGCGGCAGGGCGGCCAGGGCCAGGGTCAGAGCGGTCAGGGTCAGAGCGGTCAAGGTCAGAGCGGTCAGGGCCAGGGCGGCCAGGGCCGGCGGCAGGGAGGTCAGGGTCAGCGGCAGGGCGGCGGCGGGTCCGCGTCCGCCCCCGCGCCCGCCAACAGCGCCATGGCCGACGCCCTGCGCCGCGCCGGCCTCACCGGACCCGAGGCGCGCCGCAAGCGGTGA
- a CDS encoding SCO6745 family protein gives MTLPPLAARHAWHAAINPLHSTVYFSPDTTKEFAGLGITDPVAVNLAHRSAAMGAVGAGTVTATFYNYRHDLIARHLPAVWDTATPEQVLAARLRSADATLRRLLGDETIKSPEVAEAADLAMRATEGCTRHARTLYAAHADLPVPGEPHLRLWHATTLLREHRGDGHLAALLIAGLDPLEALVSHTATGKGMTPKWLKAIRGWEQSDLDAAADRLRARGILDADGELTEQGKAVRESLEADTDRLDAAPYEHLGAAGLARLAELGGGLVMKAFAAGAFPADLRGKA, from the coding sequence ATGACCCTTCCTCCGCTCGCCGCCCGGCACGCTTGGCACGCCGCGATCAACCCGCTGCACTCCACGGTCTACTTCTCGCCGGACACCACCAAGGAGTTCGCGGGCCTCGGGATCACCGACCCCGTCGCCGTCAACCTCGCCCACCGCTCCGCCGCCATGGGCGCCGTCGGAGCGGGCACGGTGACCGCCACCTTCTACAACTACCGCCACGACCTCATCGCCCGGCACCTCCCGGCCGTCTGGGACACCGCCACGCCCGAGCAGGTGCTCGCCGCCCGGCTGCGCTCCGCCGACGCCACGCTGCGCAGGCTCCTCGGCGACGAGACCATAAAGTCCCCCGAGGTCGCCGAGGCCGCCGACCTGGCGATGCGCGCCACCGAGGGCTGCACCCGGCACGCCCGTACCCTCTACGCGGCCCACGCCGACCTCCCCGTGCCCGGGGAACCGCACCTGCGCCTGTGGCACGCGACCACCCTGCTGCGCGAACACCGCGGCGACGGCCACCTCGCCGCCCTGCTCATCGCGGGCCTGGACCCGCTCGAGGCCCTGGTCAGCCACACCGCCACCGGCAAGGGCATGACCCCGAAGTGGCTCAAGGCCATCCGCGGCTGGGAGCAGTCCGACCTGGACGCCGCGGCCGACCGGCTCCGCGCGCGCGGGATCCTCGACGCGGACGGCGAGCTCACCGAGCAGGGCAAGGCCGTACGCGAAAGCCTCGAGGCCGACACCGACCGGCTGGACGCGGCCCCGTACGAGCACCTCGGGGCGGCCGGCCTGGCCCGCCTGGCGGAACTCGGCGGCGGCCTCGTGATGAAGGCGTTCGCCGCCGGAGCCTTCCCGGCGGACCTGCGCGGCAAGGCCTGA